A section of the Streptomyces sp. SCL15-4 genome encodes:
- a CDS encoding SdrD B-like domain-containing protein yields the protein MNRVGRDSPRAARRLVQPLARTGLSALLLAGAAAGVTAGPATAAAADGTLTVQVLRDFFGTGVINTTMDVPQRGMRVEVTDPAGHVVTGVTDATGKVVVPGSSALSGGRYRVDVSVPAPYSGHLRPAPASTAENHFDSFTSFVDLSDGKNASVVTGVWNPADYALPDSRYFVPVHNGPNGKDNRALVAFGTKVRGTCPTDTACPTTLATQDQVGTTFGLAYDTNRSRLFQSAFARRYAAYGPQGGGAIYTVPADGSGTPKLFARVPDAAETRHDTANLIKDAGFTDAPGKESIGGLALSEDGATLYAVNLRTRSLVSFDATGATASAPKATVPIPDPGCAGRGDWRPFGLQAHDNTLYVGGVCSAESTKDRQDLKAVVATFDGKRFTTVLSHPLTDVRGTVFDTGDKATHWNPWNTGLDSWDDRKAGYYFIDPQPELSSLAFGRDGSMILGFRDRFMDVLGWGGLDPRPGNDTAENGMSGGDITMVCATATGEYQWEGTGSCPNHAAPANNGGQPADVVEYFPGDFYANSHQETALGSVAYIPQQQWVVSTEFDPVVDVATSGTGYHDIATGQGPGNNPKANGFQFVSREQGGFGKAGGLGDIAYAAANAPIQIGNVVWFDGDHNGIQDPGHVLLPGATVNLLDADGKQVATTRTNAAGEYYFGGVGAAYELTPGAKYTVQFDVCTADTGQVPGQPPTSALRFTLPRAGADRAHDSNVTPPTTGRLCIGTAPVTAPDKPGGVDHTIDAGVYVPKATPSPTPTPTPTPTPSPTPAPSSPPASTQPSPAPPANPGPGGGDTRSGSMANTGMSGMPKMIALAGLLVSAGLVIAFMSQKRRARKH from the coding sequence ATGAACCGAGTCGGCAGAGACTCGCCCCGGGCGGCCAGGAGGCTTGTCCAGCCGCTGGCGCGCACGGGCTTGTCCGCCCTCTTATTGGCAGGCGCCGCCGCCGGAGTGACGGCCGGACCGGCCACCGCCGCGGCCGCCGACGGCACGCTGACGGTCCAGGTACTGCGCGACTTCTTCGGCACCGGCGTGATCAACACGACGATGGACGTGCCGCAGCGAGGCATGCGGGTGGAGGTCACCGACCCCGCCGGGCACGTGGTCACCGGCGTCACGGACGCCACCGGAAAAGTCGTGGTGCCGGGGTCGAGCGCGCTGAGCGGCGGCCGGTACCGCGTCGACGTCAGCGTCCCGGCGCCGTACAGCGGTCATCTGCGGCCGGCGCCCGCGTCGACGGCGGAGAACCACTTCGACAGCTTCACGTCGTTCGTGGACCTGTCGGACGGCAAGAACGCCTCGGTGGTGACGGGGGTGTGGAATCCGGCCGACTACGCGCTGCCGGACTCCCGGTACTTCGTGCCGGTCCACAACGGCCCCAACGGGAAAGACAACCGGGCGCTGGTGGCGTTCGGGACGAAGGTCCGCGGCACGTGTCCCACCGATACGGCGTGCCCGACCACGCTCGCCACACAGGACCAGGTGGGCACGACGTTCGGGCTGGCGTACGACACGAACCGGTCCCGGCTGTTCCAGAGCGCGTTCGCCCGCCGGTACGCCGCGTACGGGCCGCAGGGCGGCGGCGCGATCTACACGGTGCCGGCCGACGGCTCGGGTACGCCGAAGCTGTTCGCGCGGGTGCCGGACGCGGCGGAGACGCGGCACGACACCGCGAACCTGATCAAGGACGCCGGATTCACCGACGCGCCGGGCAAGGAGAGCATCGGCGGCCTGGCCCTGTCGGAGGACGGCGCCACGCTGTACGCGGTCAACCTGCGCACCCGCAGCCTGGTGAGCTTCGACGCGACCGGGGCCACCGCCTCGGCGCCCAAGGCGACGGTCCCGATCCCGGACCCGGGATGCGCGGGCCGCGGCGACTGGCGGCCCTTCGGGCTTCAGGCCCACGACAACACGCTGTACGTCGGCGGTGTGTGCAGTGCGGAGAGCACGAAGGACCGCCAGGACCTGAAGGCCGTCGTCGCCACCTTCGACGGCAAGCGGTTCACCACGGTGCTGAGCCACCCGCTCACGGACGTCCGCGGCACCGTCTTCGATACCGGCGACAAGGCCACCCACTGGAACCCGTGGAACACCGGCCTGGACTCGTGGGACGACCGCAAGGCTGGCTACTACTTCATCGATCCGCAGCCGGAGCTGTCCTCCCTGGCCTTCGGCCGCGACGGCTCGATGATCCTGGGTTTCCGCGACCGGTTCATGGACGTGCTCGGCTGGGGCGGCCTGGACCCCCGCCCGGGCAACGACACGGCGGAAAACGGCATGTCCGGTGGTGACATCACCATGGTCTGCGCCACCGCCACCGGTGAGTACCAGTGGGAAGGCACCGGAAGCTGCCCCAACCACGCCGCTCCCGCCAACAACGGCGGCCAGCCCGCAGATGTCGTCGAATACTTCCCGGGCGACTTCTACGCCAACTCGCACCAGGAGACCGCGCTGGGGTCGGTGGCCTACATCCCGCAGCAGCAGTGGGTCGTCAGCACGGAGTTCGACCCGGTCGTCGACGTCGCGACCTCGGGGACCGGGTACCACGACATCGCGACCGGTCAGGGCCCGGGCAACAACCCGAAGGCCAACGGATTCCAGTTCGTCAGCCGCGAACAAGGCGGGTTCGGCAAGGCCGGCGGGCTCGGTGACATCGCCTACGCGGCGGCGAACGCGCCGATCCAGATCGGCAACGTCGTGTGGTTCGACGGCGACCACAACGGAATCCAGGACCCGGGGCACGTGCTGCTGCCGGGGGCGACGGTCAACCTGCTGGACGCCGACGGCAAACAGGTCGCCACGACCCGGACCAACGCCGCCGGCGAGTACTACTTCGGTGGTGTCGGCGCCGCGTACGAACTCACGCCGGGCGCGAAGTACACCGTGCAGTTCGACGTGTGCACCGCGGACACCGGCCAGGTGCCCGGGCAACCGCCGACGAGCGCACTGAGGTTCACGCTCCCGCGGGCCGGTGCCGACCGTGCGCACGACTCCAATGTGACCCCGCCGACCACCGGCCGGCTGTGCATCGGCACCGCGCCCGTCACCGCGCCGGACAAGCCGGGCGGCGTCGACCACACCATCGACGCCGGGGTCTACGTCCCGAAGGCGACACCGAGCCCCACTCCCACTCCCACTCCCACTCCGACCCCGTCCCCGACTCCCGCCCCCAGTTCGCCGCCGGCCTCGACACAACCGTCACCCGCGCCGCCGGCCAACCCGGGCCCGGGCGGCGGGGACACGCGTTCGGGTTCGATGGCGAACACCGGTATGTCCGGGATGCCGAAGATGATCGCACTCGCCGGTCTGCTGGTGAGCGCGGGCCTGGTCATCGCGTTCATGAGCCAGAAGCGTCGCGCCAGGAAACACTGA
- a CDS encoding nitrous oxide reductase family maturation protein NosD → MPADAPTISAAVSLARPGDLVLVAAGVYHESVRVSTPRITLRGESRDKVVIDGRLRQPNGVVVSAPGVAVENLTVRNNTQNGVLVTGSAKAAAGLPGQSGGYDTGDEPVTFLKSFLVSYVTATRNGLYGIYAFSAQNGVIEHSYASGGADSGIYVGQCKPCRIVVRDNIAELNAVGYEGTNAGGDMYVVGNRLAGNRVGLTTNSDHQEKLLPQRDAVIAGNLIAANQQRATPEQADGGWGTGIGIDGGSGNRFLRNRVTGNGNAGLVITATADIPPVGNQIVDNAFSDNGVDVGWSFPTATRGRGNCLRGNDLRTTVPARLATGAACPLPAGSPSPAGTWAAPRAPGGIPFSEVAAPGPQPQFPRATGTGATAVPAVPELPKTADISLPSGSLLAAHARVRTP, encoded by the coding sequence GTGCCGGCCGACGCCCCGACGATCTCGGCGGCGGTCTCCCTCGCCCGTCCCGGTGACCTGGTACTGGTCGCGGCGGGCGTCTACCACGAGTCGGTGAGGGTCTCCACGCCGCGCATCACCCTGCGGGGTGAGTCCCGCGACAAGGTCGTCATCGACGGGCGGCTGCGGCAGCCGAACGGCGTCGTCGTCTCCGCGCCCGGAGTGGCCGTGGAGAACCTGACCGTGCGGAACAACACGCAGAACGGCGTCCTGGTCACCGGCTCGGCCAAGGCGGCGGCCGGCCTGCCGGGGCAGAGCGGCGGCTACGACACCGGCGACGAGCCCGTCACCTTCCTGAAGTCGTTCCTGGTCTCGTACGTGACCGCGACCCGCAACGGCCTGTACGGCATCTACGCGTTCTCCGCGCAGAACGGCGTCATCGAGCACTCGTACGCCTCGGGCGGGGCCGACTCGGGCATCTACGTCGGCCAGTGCAAGCCGTGCCGCATCGTGGTGCGGGACAACATCGCCGAACTCAACGCGGTCGGTTACGAGGGCACCAACGCCGGCGGCGACATGTACGTGGTGGGCAACCGCCTGGCCGGCAACCGGGTCGGACTCACCACCAACTCCGACCACCAGGAGAAACTGCTCCCGCAGCGGGACGCCGTCATCGCGGGCAACCTGATCGCCGCCAACCAGCAGAGGGCCACACCGGAGCAGGCCGACGGCGGATGGGGCACCGGCATCGGCATCGACGGCGGCAGCGGCAACCGGTTCCTCCGCAACCGCGTCACCGGCAACGGCAACGCCGGGCTGGTGATCACCGCGACCGCCGACATCCCTCCGGTCGGCAACCAGATCGTGGACAACGCCTTCAGCGACAACGGCGTCGACGTCGGCTGGTCGTTCCCCACCGCCACGCGGGGACGGGGCAACTGCCTGCGGGGCAACGACCTGCGGACGACGGTGCCCGCGCGGCTCGCGACCGGCGCGGCCTGCCCGCTGCCCGCCGGGTCACCGTCGCCGGCCGGCACCTGGGCGGCGCCGCGGGCGCCTGGCGGCATCCCGTTCAGCGAGGTCGCCGCGCCCGGTCCGCAGCCGCAGTTCCCCCGTGCCACCGGCACGGGCGCCACCGCCGTCCCGGCCGTTCCGGAGCTGCCGAAGACGGCGGACATCTCGCTGCCGTCCGGCTCCCTGCTCGCCGCGCACGCGCGGGTGCGCACGCCCTGA
- a CDS encoding Dyp-type peroxidase produces MSRADAHPSRRAFIGATGAVAAATGLTAGCEAPAVRQDRPPSPASTPRVAATGRHQAGVTLPQPAQPNLLAVVADVTDGVAVGPLLAELGRAVHALTAGADPRLLGLPPGDLTVTIGVGPRLVRRAGPSLPGAADLPRFSRERIAPRSRGGDLLLQICAGDPLLLPVVATALLRQAGDRVRERWRQSGRRGPDVPVTKGVSAPRNLLGFIDGIVGPHTDAEQRRHLWLAGPAPVAGGTIAVVRRMELDLPRFAALSVADQEAVFGRRRASGAPLSGGTVASDPQLGAKTPDGRYLVPADAHVRRAHPGVVGAGLMLRRSYSTDEPSPGLLFISFQNDLRTFTKTLAHMDGSDALLGFTTTTATATFLVLPGFDHQRPLGAGLFR; encoded by the coding sequence GTGAGCCGAGCCGACGCCCATCCGTCACGCCGCGCGTTCATCGGTGCCACCGGGGCCGTGGCGGCGGCCACCGGGCTCACGGCCGGATGCGAAGCGCCCGCGGTCCGGCAGGACCGGCCCCCATCCCCGGCGTCGACCCCACGGGTCGCGGCGACCGGTCGCCATCAGGCGGGCGTCACGCTCCCGCAACCGGCCCAGCCGAACCTCCTGGCGGTGGTGGCCGATGTCACCGACGGCGTGGCCGTCGGCCCGCTGCTGGCCGAACTCGGCCGGGCCGTGCACGCGCTCACCGCGGGAGCCGATCCCCGGCTGCTGGGCCTGCCGCCGGGCGATCTCACCGTGACGATCGGCGTGGGCCCCCGGCTGGTGCGCCGGGCCGGCCCCTCCCTGCCCGGCGCGGCGGACCTCCCCCGCTTCTCCCGCGAGCGGATCGCGCCGCGGTCGCGCGGCGGTGACCTGCTGTTGCAGATCTGCGCCGGCGACCCCTTGCTGCTGCCGGTCGTCGCCACCGCGCTGCTGCGGCAGGCCGGCGACCGGGTCCGGGAACGCTGGCGGCAGTCCGGACGCCGCGGCCCGGACGTTCCCGTGACCAAGGGCGTCTCCGCGCCCCGCAACCTGCTCGGTTTCATCGACGGCATCGTGGGCCCGCACACGGATGCCGAACAGCGGCGCCACCTGTGGCTGGCCGGGCCGGCTCCCGTCGCCGGCGGCACGATCGCCGTGGTACGGCGCATGGAACTCGACCTGCCGCGGTTCGCCGCGCTCTCCGTCGCCGACCAGGAAGCGGTCTTCGGCCGGCGCCGGGCCAGTGGCGCGCCCCTGTCCGGCGGAACCGTGGCCTCGGACCCGCAGCTGGGCGCCAAGACACCGGACGGGCGCTACCTCGTCCCGGCCGATGCCCACGTCCGCCGGGCCCACCCGGGCGTGGTCGGCGCCGGCCTCATGCTCCGCCGTTCCTACAGCACCGACGAGCCCTCCCCCGGGCTGCTCTTCATCAGCTTCCAGAACGACCTGCGCACCTTCACGAAGACGCTGGCCCATATGGACGGCTCCGACGCGCTGCTCGGATTCACCACCACCACCGCCACCGCCACCTTCCTCGTCCTGCCCGGTTTCGACCACCAACGGCCCCTCGGCGCCGGCCTGTTCCGCTGA